The Eubacterium ventriosum genome includes the window AAAATTCAACGCTGCCAGAATAATAATAGTTGGATTTCTTTGGGTGATAATAGTTGGAACATTAATGCTAATGTTGCCGGTAAGTTCAGCTAAAGGGCAGTGGACGGATTTTGTGACAGCATTATTTACAGCTACCACATCAACCTGCGTAACAGGATTGGTTGTGGTGCCAACTTATGCCTACTGGAGTCTTTTTGGAAAAGTAGTCATATTAATACTTATACAGCTTGGCGGGCTTGGAATTATCAGCATAGCCACAGGCGTATTAATTATAATAGGCAAAAAAATAAACTTAAAAGAAAGACGATTAATTCAGGAGTCATACAATCTTGACACAAGTCAGGGCGTTGTTTTGCACATAATAAGAATATTTTCGGGAACCTTTGCAGTGGAAGGCATTGGAGCAATACTTTACAGTTTTAGATTTATTCCAAAATACGGAGTGGCTAAAGGCGTGTGGTATTCTGTGTTTCATGCAATTTCAGCTTTTTGCAATGCAGGAATCGACCTTCTTGGAGACAACAGCTTTATGGCGTACAAGGGAGATGTGCTGATTAATATAACGACAATGTTCCTTATTGTGGTAGGTGGAATGGGCTTTATAGTATGGTGGGATATTTTGAAAAACATAAATAATATTAGAAATAAAAAGTACCCACTTCGAAAATTCTCTGAAAGGTTGTCACTTCACTCCAAAATAGTTCTTACAGTAACGGCAATTGCAATATTTGGAGGAGCAATCTTAACATTTGCTTTTGAATACAACAATCCTGAAACATTGGGAACTTTAAAGACAGGTGAAAAAATTCTGGCATCATTCTTTCAGTCAGTAACTCTTAGAACAGCAGGTTTTTGCACAATAAATCAGGCGGGGCTTAGAAATGCCTCAGTGCTTCTTGCTTTTCTCTTAATGCTAATGGGTGGCTCACCAATGGGAACTGCAGGAGGAATAAAAACAACAACAGTAGCTTTGTTATTCCTTGATGTAAAATCAGTTGTTACGGGAAAAAACGCAACAGAGGCATTTAAGAGAAGAATAAACAGAGACAACATTAAGAACGCATTGGCAGTGATGACAATGGCCATTAGCATATTAATGATTGCAGTTATAGCACTTACATTTACGGAAACAGGTTCTCTTACCAAGATATGCTATGAAGCATTTTCGGCAATAGGAACGGTAGGTTTAAGCATGAACTTTACGGCAAGTCTTTCTCTTGCAGGCAAGCTAATAATTATCGTTTTAATGTTTTTTGGAAGAGTAGGACCTATAACAATAGTAATAGCATTGGCGAGAAAACGAAGAATAGACCAGCACATAAAGGACTTACCTGAGAAAAAAGTGCTTATAGGATAGATTAAAGAAAGGACAGCATTAATGAAAGAAATCGCAGTATTCGGACTTGGAACTTTAGGAAAAAGCCTTGCCATATCATATTCAAATATGGGTGGAAAAGTTATAGCCATAGACAAGTCACAGGAAAAAGTAGATGAAATATCAGATTATGTTACTTTTGCCATTCGTGCAGACCTGACTGAAGAAAACGTAATTAAAGGTCTTGGAGTGTCAAATGTGGACGTGGCAATAGTTACAATAGGTGAAAACTTTGAGGCAAGCATAATCGTAACTGCCGTATGTAAGGAAATAGGAATCCATTATATAATAGCCAAGGCAAGTGACAAATTACAGGGCAATATTTTAACTAAAGTTGGGGCAGATGAAATAGTTTATCCT containing:
- a CDS encoding TrkH family potassium uptake protein, which gives rise to MTNLNINFKKMLKETKFNAARIIIVGFLWVIIVGTLMLMLPVSSAKGQWTDFVTALFTATTSTCVTGLVVVPTYAYWSLFGKVVILILIQLGGLGIISIATGVLIIIGKKINLKERRLIQESYNLDTSQGVVLHIIRIFSGTFAVEGIGAILYSFRFIPKYGVAKGVWYSVFHAISAFCNAGIDLLGDNSFMAYKGDVLINITTMFLIVVGGMGFIVWWDILKNINNIRNKKYPLRKFSERLSLHSKIVLTVTAIAIFGGAILTFAFEYNNPETLGTLKTGEKILASFFQSVTLRTAGFCTINQAGLRNASVLLAFLLMLMGGSPMGTAGGIKTTTVALLFLDVKSVVTGKNATEAFKRRINRDNIKNALAVMTMAISILMIAVIALTFTETGSLTKICYEAFSAIGTVGLSMNFTASLSLAGKLIIIVLMFFGRVGPITIVIALARKRRIDQHIKDLPEKKVLIG
- a CDS encoding potassium channel family protein, producing MKEIAVFGLGTLGKSLAISYSNMGGKVIAIDKSQEKVDEISDYVTFAIRADLTEENVIKGLGVSNVDVAIVTIGENFEASIIVTAVCKEIGIHYIIAKASDKLQGNILTKVGADEIVYPESETGIRMAKNLAHGEKFMDIAEISDTFSIIEAKVPESWVGKNLMELSLRKKYKFNIIAIKEEGKYKINPDVNIPFNHGMHLVVLGETEKMAKVFK